One window from the genome of Nitrosospira multiformis encodes:
- a CDS encoding glycosyltransferase family 2 protein — protein MVIEVGTHSDKSSVSVVIVNYNAGQFLTACIDSALAQVSQVSEVLVVDNASTDLSLELCTEHFPEEPKLKIIRNTTNFGFAAACNIGIARAAGAYVLFLNPDCVLSAGSLQRMVQVLETNPDAGMVGGLLINEDGTEQAGGRRAVPTPWRSFVRAFGLYRFAEYWPRVFFDFHLHKQALPHHPIEVEAISGALMLVRREAIEDVGLWDEGYFLHCEDFDWCMRFRQKGWKILFVPDAPVMHHKGVCSRSRPIFVEWHKHKGMMRFYRKFFRHQYPGVLMWLVALGVWLRFAAVATYYFTRRIAGSG, from the coding sequence ATGGTTATTGAGGTAGGTACTCACTCAGATAAATCCTCAGTCTCCGTCGTCATCGTAAATTACAACGCTGGGCAATTCCTGACAGCATGTATCGATTCAGCATTGGCACAGGTGTCACAGGTAAGTGAGGTGCTGGTGGTGGATAATGCCTCCACAGACTTGAGTCTTGAGCTTTGCACGGAACATTTTCCTGAGGAGCCGAAACTCAAGATTATTCGCAACACAACCAATTTCGGCTTTGCCGCGGCCTGCAATATCGGTATTGCCCGGGCCGCTGGCGCTTATGTGCTGTTCCTGAATCCTGACTGTGTTTTGAGTGCGGGTTCGTTACAACGCATGGTGCAAGTGCTGGAGACTAATCCGGACGCCGGGATGGTAGGCGGATTATTGATCAATGAGGATGGCACCGAGCAGGCGGGAGGGCGCCGTGCGGTTCCTACCCCTTGGCGTTCATTTGTTCGTGCCTTTGGGTTGTATCGGTTTGCGGAATATTGGCCCCGCGTGTTTTTTGATTTTCATCTGCATAAGCAGGCCTTGCCGCATCACCCGATCGAGGTGGAGGCGATTTCCGGCGCGCTGATGTTGGTGCGGCGGGAGGCAATCGAGGATGTTGGCCTTTGGGATGAGGGTTATTTTTTGCATTGTGAGGATTTTGACTGGTGCATGCGCTTTCGGCAGAAAGGGTGGAAAATCCTTTTCGTACCGGATGCTCCGGTTATGCACCATAAGGGAGTATGCAGCCGGTCTCGCCCCATCTTTGTGGAGTGGCACAAGCACAAGGGGATGATGCGGTTCTATCGCAAATTCTTCCGGCATCAGTATCCCGGCGTTTTGATGTGGCTGGTGGCGCTGGGGGTATGGTTGCGCTTTGCGGCTGTGGCCACCTATTACTTCACCCGCCGCATTGCAGGATCCGGGTAA
- a CDS encoding NAD-dependent epimerase/dehydratase family protein codes for MSDPASPPKVIVTGATSIIGHFLLPRLVNAGYEVHAISRNCRENPGATDKKVFWHPVDMTHPEQLPRVNAQALIHLAPLWLLPPLLPVLSSLQIKRVIGFGSTSLFSKASSADAGEQQLVARFVAAEEAITRLGSALEMNWTVFRPTLVYDCVHDKNIAVIARFIQNYSFFPLLGEASGLRQPVHADDLAEACIMALNQPVTFCRAYNVSGGETLSYRQMVERIFSSLGKPARFLIIPAWLFRGAIRVIMLLPGKRNMTPEMAMRMNIDLCFDHADATRDFGFLPRLFLPYCEDPK; via the coding sequence ATGTCTGATCCTGCCTCTCCTCCCAAAGTTATCGTCACCGGGGCGACCAGTATCATTGGCCATTTCTTGTTGCCCCGGCTGGTGAATGCGGGTTACGAAGTGCATGCCATCAGCCGCAATTGCCGTGAGAATCCAGGCGCAACTGATAAGAAGGTATTCTGGCACCCGGTGGATATGACTCATCCGGAGCAATTACCCAGGGTCAACGCGCAGGCGCTCATTCATCTCGCCCCCCTTTGGCTGCTGCCACCGTTACTACCGGTTTTGAGTTCGCTTCAGATCAAGCGGGTAATCGGTTTCGGTTCAACCAGCCTGTTTAGCAAGGCTAGTTCTGCCGATGCGGGTGAACAACAGTTGGTAGCGCGCTTTGTTGCGGCGGAAGAAGCCATTACGCGTCTAGGCAGCGCTCTGGAAATGAATTGGACAGTATTTCGTCCAACGCTGGTTTACGATTGTGTGCACGATAAGAATATCGCAGTGATCGCACGCTTTATTCAGAACTATAGTTTTTTTCCATTATTGGGGGAAGCCTCGGGATTACGGCAACCGGTACATGCCGATGATCTGGCGGAGGCGTGCATCATGGCGCTTAATCAGCCGGTTACGTTCTGTAGGGCATATAACGTGAGCGGTGGTGAGACGTTAAGTTACCGTCAGATGGTCGAAAGAATTTTTAGTTCACTTGGTAAGCCTGCACGTTTTCTGATTATCCCCGCATGGCTGTTTCGTGGTGCGATACGTGTCATCATGCTGCTGCCCGGCAAGCGGAACATGACACCGGAAATGGCGATGCGCATGAATATCGATCTGTGTTTTGATCACGCTGATGCGACACGGGATTTCGGGTTTTTACCGAGGCTGTTTTTGCCGTATTGTGAAGATCCAAAGTAA
- the arfB gene encoding alternative ribosome rescue aminoacyl-tRNA hydrolase ArfB, whose translation MDIIIPENEIEITAIRAQGSGGQNVNKVSSAIHLRFDIGMSSLPEIYKERLLKLSDQRITKEGVIVIKAQRYRSQEKNREEALGRLYELIDSATKVPRIRKPTKPTRSSQAKRLDSKIQRGQLKTTRKKLLTELGPDRS comes from the coding sequence ATGGATATTATCATCCCCGAAAACGAGATCGAGATAACTGCGATTCGGGCGCAGGGATCTGGCGGGCAAAATGTAAACAAGGTATCGAGCGCGATTCATCTGCGCTTTGATATCGGCATGTCATCGCTGCCCGAGATTTACAAAGAGCGGTTGCTGAAACTGAGTGACCAGCGCATTACTAAGGAAGGCGTTATCGTTATCAAGGCACAGCGGTACCGTAGCCAGGAGAAAAACCGCGAGGAGGCACTGGGGCGTCTATATGAGCTTATCGATAGCGCAACCAAGGTACCCCGGATACGTAAACCGACCAAACCGACTCGTAGTTCGCAAGCAAAGAGGCTCGACAGCAAAATACAGCGGGGGCAGCTTAAGACTACGAGAAAAAAATTACTGACCGAACTTGGTCCGGATAGGTCGTGA
- a CDS encoding sensor histidine kinase, producing the protein MALAEFSWDTSRNRFAFSNIGVTGSKLSDEVLIGNARWFIIFRWGVIGILILFQIVAVIASDTLTEAGITHQQGWPLAITLVLCIANIVCIYALDSRRQSKYNSPSINIWAQIIIDLLCLSVVVHFVGSIATPAPFFYVLHIALSCIFFSAMESLIVAILVCVMYAIVLVIETPLLFLSPQSVLIGPGTSGTSGINLHKIDVLSWMFTLDVLLVIVWYVVSRLAIVVRTRERQLLDAYEQISRAQVEKDRYAVLMTHQLKAPLDAIRSKINLIKGDYCGEVSPEIKDVILKIDNRASGMAGLILDVLKLERLKAAARSENAREHVNIEAVICKCIDKLNPIASSRHIDIKVSIEDFVVEGIRNQLEILFENIISNAIAYSYDGASVEITSVVDRQSLSTVVTVTDHGIGIGEKDLPHIFDEYFYTPRAVLHNRTSSGIGLSIVKTVAENNKLQIKISSEPNMGTAFSVVFQGAKSASVAEKSVQKPGSPVAHPANSQAGSLEPTG; encoded by the coding sequence ATGGCTCTTGCCGAATTTTCCTGGGATACATCCAGGAATCGCTTCGCGTTCTCCAATATCGGGGTGACGGGCTCGAAGCTTAGCGATGAAGTATTAATCGGCAACGCCCGATGGTTTATTATTTTTCGATGGGGTGTGATTGGCATTCTCATCCTTTTTCAGATAGTAGCCGTTATTGCTTCAGATACGCTTACCGAAGCAGGCATCACTCATCAACAAGGATGGCCGCTCGCTATCACTTTGGTATTATGCATTGCCAACATTGTTTGCATCTATGCTTTAGATTCCCGCCGGCAATCCAAGTATAACTCTCCGTCGATAAATATCTGGGCGCAGATTATTATCGATCTTCTGTGCCTCTCGGTTGTCGTGCATTTTGTTGGCAGTATCGCAACACCAGCCCCATTTTTTTATGTGCTGCACATTGCCTTATCGTGTATTTTTTTCTCGGCAATGGAAAGTCTGATCGTGGCGATTCTGGTTTGCGTCATGTATGCAATCGTTTTAGTGATAGAAACCCCCCTTCTTTTTCTCTCCCCCCAATCCGTACTGATCGGTCCCGGCACATCCGGCACATCCGGCATAAATCTCCACAAAATCGATGTCCTTTCATGGATGTTTACCCTTGATGTGCTGCTTGTCATTGTCTGGTATGTGGTTTCACGGCTCGCTATCGTTGTGCGGACACGCGAACGCCAGCTCCTGGATGCTTACGAACAGATCAGCCGGGCTCAGGTTGAGAAGGACCGGTACGCGGTTCTGATGACACATCAGCTCAAGGCGCCACTCGATGCGATTCGCAGTAAAATTAATTTGATAAAGGGCGATTATTGCGGAGAAGTTTCGCCTGAAATAAAAGACGTCATACTAAAAATAGATAATCGTGCTTCCGGTATGGCAGGCCTGATTCTGGATGTACTCAAACTTGAACGATTGAAAGCAGCGGCCCGGAGTGAAAATGCGCGGGAGCATGTCAATATAGAGGCGGTAATCTGCAAGTGCATCGACAAATTGAATCCCATCGCCAGTTCACGGCACATCGACATCAAAGTATCGATTGAGGATTTCGTAGTCGAAGGTATTCGCAATCAGCTTGAAATTCTCTTCGAGAATATCATTTCAAATGCCATCGCTTATTCATACGATGGGGCGTCGGTAGAGATCACATCGGTTGTCGACAGGCAAAGCTTATCCACTGTGGTAACGGTCACCGATCATGGGATTGGAATCGGAGAAAAAGACTTGCCGCATATTTTTGATGAATATTTTTATACGCCCAGAGCCGTGCTCCACAATAGAACATCCAGCGGGATAGGATTGTCGATCGTAAAAACCGTTGCGGAAAATAACAAACTGCAAATCAAGATTTCCAGCGAACCCAACATGGGAACAGCCTTTTCCGTTGTCTTTCAGGGTGCGAAAAGCGCATCGGTTGCGGAAAAGAGCGTACAAAAACCTGGGAGTCCGGTTGCACATCCGGCAAACTCGCAGGCGGGGTCGCTGGAGCCAACCGGTTAA
- a CDS encoding response regulator transcription factor, whose protein sequence is MHATIQHPEPGKLAGQQSNSVLAKEDCAKQRIAHVDDDPDIRDTVKRILSANGYIVDSYQTMGDFLESLRESENPPDLAILDVMVETMDAGLEAFVEIRKRLPQLHMIFMTSLGEEIRPYFTGVSDEWILIVEKPVEPASFLSIIRSRLDNANNAKV, encoded by the coding sequence ATGCATGCAACTATCCAACATCCAGAACCAGGCAAACTGGCGGGTCAGCAGTCGAATTCCGTACTCGCAAAAGAAGATTGTGCGAAACAACGGATTGCCCATGTCGATGACGATCCGGATATCCGGGATACGGTCAAGCGTATCCTGAGTGCCAATGGATATATAGTTGATAGCTACCAGACAATGGGAGATTTTTTGGAATCCCTGCGGGAATCGGAAAATCCCCCGGATCTGGCAATTCTCGATGTGATGGTGGAAACCATGGATGCCGGTTTGGAGGCTTTTGTCGAAATCCGGAAACGCCTTCCACAACTTCACATGATATTCATGACTTCTCTCGGGGAAGAGATCCGTCCTTATTTTACAGGTGTATCCGACGAATGGATTTTGATCGTGGAAAAGCCAGTTGAACCGGCTAGTTTCTTATCGATTATTCGCAGCCGTCTGGACAATGCAAATAACGCAAAGGTTTAA
- a CDS encoding alpha/beta hydrolase, which yields MTTLSAELLPAIELETGVHPTHTILWMHGLGADGNDFVPIVDELGLPSSLHIRFLFPHAPMRPVSINRGLVMRAWHDYDVVDPHSGVREEMTSLRDSQRAIEALIDRELHRGIEPGNVVLAGFSQGGAMALHTGLRYPEELAGIMALSCYLPASQMLAAEAHRANAGISIFMAHGSADNVVPMTLAAAASRQLHESGYAMEWHEYPMAHSVCADEIADIGDWLKRILT from the coding sequence ATGACTACTCTTTCCGCCGAGCTGCTTCCCGCCATCGAACTCGAAACCGGAGTTCACCCCACCCACACCATCTTATGGATGCATGGTCTCGGAGCCGATGGCAACGATTTTGTTCCCATCGTGGACGAACTCGGGTTGCCTTCCAGTCTCCACATTCGCTTTTTGTTCCCGCACGCGCCCATGCGGCCGGTGAGCATTAACCGGGGCTTAGTGATGCGCGCATGGCACGACTATGACGTAGTCGATCCACATTCCGGTGTTCGTGAAGAGATGACAAGTTTGCGCGATTCTCAACGGGCAATCGAAGCGCTGATTGACCGCGAACTGCACCGCGGTATCGAGCCGGGAAATGTCGTCCTGGCGGGCTTTTCCCAAGGCGGAGCCATGGCGCTGCATACCGGTCTGCGCTATCCGGAAGAACTCGCCGGCATCATGGCGCTATCGTGTTATTTGCCGGCGTCACAAATGCTCGCAGCGGAGGCGCATCGAGCCAATGCCGGCATATCAATTTTCATGGCACACGGCAGTGCCGACAACGTCGTACCCATGACACTGGCGGCGGCTGCAAGTCGGCAACTGCACGAATCAGGCTACGCCATGGAGTGGCACGAATATCCGATGGCGCATTCTGTTTGTGCAGACGAAATAGCCGATATCGGTGATTGGCTGAAACGTATTTTGACATAG
- a CDS encoding transglutaminase-like domain-containing protein has translation MKRRDFIKLAGVGGVSAALFPISSSVFGQQAVRPRSRSYRLTYKVDLPNEGKKARLWLPLPDTNDTAHQFSQGSVWSGNADIARFDNIPGTTSPMFYAEWRGTGPRNVSVSSVIKTTDRVVDLRHYTESGTASVPAEVKRYLQPTKHIPLDGIVRKTALSIVKEANAQTPLKKAQAVYDWVVENSYRDPATRGCGRGDIKSMLESGNLGGKCADLNALFVGLTRAAGVPARDNYGIRIDESATHKTLGQSGDVSTAQHCRPEFYLAGLGWVPVDPADVRQLALDEDLPITNPRVAALREKLFGAWEMNWVAFNHGRDITLAKDSILGELPFFMYPQAEVAGHLQDSLEPAAFVYKIVSSELVGTGVKF, from the coding sequence ATGAAGCGTAGGGATTTTATCAAACTAGCAGGGGTCGGTGGGGTGAGCGCCGCATTATTTCCTATTTCGTCATCCGTATTCGGTCAGCAAGCTGTTCGGCCGCGATCGCGCAGTTACCGTCTGACCTATAAAGTCGACCTTCCTAATGAGGGAAAAAAGGCGCGTCTATGGCTGCCGCTACCGGATACCAATGACACCGCCCATCAGTTTTCCCAAGGTAGCGTATGGAGCGGTAATGCGGACATCGCCAGGTTTGACAATATTCCGGGAACGACGTCGCCCATGTTTTATGCTGAGTGGCGCGGCACTGGTCCGCGCAATGTTTCGGTAAGCAGCGTTATAAAGACTACTGATCGGGTTGTCGATTTGCGTCACTATACCGAAAGTGGCACGGCCAGCGTCCCGGCGGAAGTGAAGCGTTATCTGCAACCGACCAAGCATATTCCGCTGGATGGTATCGTGCGTAAGACCGCCTTATCCATCGTCAAAGAGGCCAATGCCCAAACGCCGCTGAAGAAAGCGCAGGCGGTATACGATTGGGTGGTGGAGAACTCCTATCGTGATCCGGCAACGCGGGGCTGTGGGCGGGGCGACATCAAATCCATGCTGGAATCCGGCAATCTGGGCGGAAAATGCGCCGACCTCAATGCTCTGTTTGTTGGACTCACGCGGGCTGCCGGTGTTCCCGCCCGGGATAACTATGGAATTCGCATCGATGAGTCCGCAACGCATAAAACGCTTGGCCAATCAGGCGATGTCTCCACCGCTCAGCACTGCCGTCCCGAATTTTATCTTGCCGGTCTGGGATGGGTGCCCGTGGACCCCGCTGATGTGCGCCAACTGGCGCTGGATGAAGATTTACCCATTACCAATCCGCGCGTGGCCGCGCTGCGTGAGAAATTGTTTGGTGCCTGGGAAATGAATTGGGTGGCGTTTAATCATGGCAGAGATATCACCCTGGCGAAAGATAGTATATTGGGCGAACTCCCGTTTTTCATGTACCCCCAGGCCGAGGTTGCCGGTCATCTACAGGATAGCCTCGAGCCGGCGGCATTCGTTTACAAGATTGTTTCGTCGGAATTGGTCGGCACCGGCGTCAAATTCTAG
- the yjgA gene encoding ribosome biogenesis factor YjgA, which produces MQKNPIKDSGQNSEPDLLPSKTRRKQEMHALQDIGEQLVQLDLKRLTELALPETLTDAILEARRIHKHEARRRQMQYIGKLMRDVDAAPILEKFDLWSGVTLQHTARLHLLERWRNRLLADEQVFAELARKYPDADLQHLRALARNAHKEKLANKPPRSFRALFQELQKIIPEESGKIDIDDVVANE; this is translated from the coding sequence ATGCAAAAAAATCCAATCAAGGATTCCGGGCAGAATTCCGAGCCGGATCTCTTGCCCAGCAAGACCCGCCGCAAGCAAGAAATGCATGCCCTGCAGGACATTGGCGAACAATTGGTGCAGCTCGATCTCAAGCGGCTGACCGAACTCGCCTTGCCGGAAACGCTAACAGACGCCATACTCGAGGCCAGACGGATACATAAACATGAAGCCCGCCGCCGGCAGATGCAATATATCGGCAAATTGATGCGTGACGTTGATGCTGCTCCAATTTTAGAAAAGTTTGATTTATGGAGCGGCGTAACCCTGCAACATACCGCACGGCTTCACCTGCTGGAACGCTGGCGAAACCGGCTGCTCGCGGATGAGCAGGTTTTCGCCGAGCTTGCACGAAAGTATCCTGACGCTGACTTGCAGCATCTGCGCGCTCTTGCGCGCAACGCCCACAAGGAAAAACTCGCGAATAAGCCGCCCAGGAGTTTTCGTGCGCTATTTCAAGAGTTGCAGAAAATTATTCCGGAAGAATCCGGAAAGATCGATATAGACGACGTGGTAGCAAATGAATAA
- the pmbA gene encoding metalloprotease PmbA: MNENTKSSPHFSYPFTMLQNIARDVLDHARKGGATACETDVSDGFGQNVTVRRGEVETIEYNRDKGLSVTVYIGQKRGHASTSDFSPQAVNDTVAAALSIAGHTAADDCAGLADADLLAREFPDLDLYFPWELPVEQAIQLAQACEAAAFAVDKRITNSEGASVSLNESQFVHANSLGFMGGYPSSRHSISCAVIASQDEAMQRDYWYSTVRDAADLEQADSVGKKAGMRSVARLGARKIATCEVPVLFEAPIASSLIGHFVGAVSGGSLYRKSSFLLESVGKQVFAPDIQIRELPHLKKGLASGAFDDEGVATHERKLIENGVVQGYFLSSYSARKLGLRTTGNAGGNHNLILDNGAALEFSALLKKMGRGLLVTELLGHGVNPVTGDYSRGAAGYWVEGGEICYAVEEITIAGNLKDMLLGISAVGNDVIVRGSKQCGSLLVDRMTVAGG, translated from the coding sequence ATGAATGAGAATACCAAATCTTCGCCACATTTTTCCTATCCTTTTACCATGCTCCAGAATATTGCACGTGATGTGCTGGATCATGCCAGGAAGGGCGGCGCTACCGCCTGCGAAACCGATGTCTCGGATGGATTCGGCCAGAATGTCACAGTACGCCGGGGTGAGGTGGAAACCATTGAATACAACCGGGATAAAGGGTTGTCGGTAACGGTTTATATTGGCCAGAAACGTGGTCATGCGAGTACATCAGATTTTTCACCCCAGGCTGTAAACGACACCGTGGCGGCGGCGCTGTCCATCGCGGGGCACACCGCGGCGGATGATTGCGCTGGATTGGCCGATGCCGATTTATTGGCGCGGGAGTTTCCTGATCTCGATTTGTATTTCCCATGGGAATTGCCGGTGGAGCAGGCAATCCAGCTCGCTCAGGCCTGTGAAGCCGCAGCCTTTGCGGTTGACAAGCGTATCACCAACTCCGAAGGAGCGAGTGTTTCATTGAATGAATCGCAGTTTGTCCATGCGAATAGTCTCGGTTTCATGGGCGGTTATCCTTCCTCTCGCCATAGTATCAGTTGTGCGGTCATCGCAAGTCAGGATGAAGCCATGCAGCGCGATTATTGGTATAGCACGGTGCGTGACGCCGCCGATCTGGAGCAGGCCGATAGTGTCGGCAAAAAAGCCGGGATGCGCAGTGTCGCGCGCCTGGGTGCAAGGAAGATCGCCACCTGTGAAGTACCTGTGCTGTTCGAAGCGCCGATTGCCTCCAGTCTGATAGGACATTTTGTTGGCGCCGTGAGCGGTGGCAGCCTTTACCGGAAGTCGTCGTTCCTGCTGGAGAGCGTTGGCAAACAGGTATTTGCGCCGGATATACAGATCCGCGAATTGCCCCATTTGAAAAAAGGGTTGGCGAGCGGAGCGTTCGATGATGAGGGTGTTGCCACCCATGAACGTAAGCTGATAGAAAATGGTGTGGTACAAGGCTATTTTCTCAGCAGCTATTCCGCTCGCAAGCTTGGGTTACGCACCACGGGTAATGCGGGTGGCAATCATAATCTGATTCTCGATAATGGCGCTGCCCTGGAATTTTCCGCGTTACTCAAGAAAATGGGAAGAGGACTGCTGGTGACCGAATTGCTTGGCCATGGCGTGAACCCTGTTACTGGAGACTATTCCCGTGGAGCCGCCGGCTATTGGGTAGAAGGGGGGGAAATCTGCTATGCGGTTGAGGAAATCACGATCGCCGGTAACCTCAAAGATATGCTGCTTGGCATTTCCGCAGTAGGTAACGATGTGATAGTACGGGGTTCCAAGCAGTGCGGATCGCTGCTGGTAGACAGGATGACAGTGGCGGGCGGCTAA
- a CDS encoding phosphoglycerate mutase, with protein MIQNLHLLVPSLFWPDTSLPEIYRDLPLPGLENLLAKSLCTEDQPQEIEAWLCRAFGVSKQRDWPVAPITLEGDGAGSLKARSDYWIRADPVHLRIERDQILLADSRVFRISTEEADQLTRLLNRHFEENGQEMVFVPLQPDRWYLRLTATPPAETHLLSEVANKGLGELLPFGTNNTVWRGLFNEIQMLLHEHPLNQSREARGEPAINGTWFWGGGIMPQSMASPYTHVWSNDVLAASLAMTSGANQIRLSPDAATWHQSAMPGNHLVVLDSLHGKAQYADAYGWRESLKELERSWFAPLWTMCGQGKFDQLTLTDTGGRNTQNFALKRGDPRKFWRRTKPLSSYVR; from the coding sequence ATGATCCAAAATCTACATTTGCTTGTTCCTTCCCTCTTCTGGCCAGATACGTCGCTGCCCGAAATTTACCGCGATTTACCGTTGCCCGGGCTGGAAAATCTGCTGGCAAAGAGTTTGTGCACTGAGGATCAGCCCCAGGAAATCGAGGCGTGGCTTTGCCGCGCTTTCGGCGTGTCAAAACAGCGGGATTGGCCGGTGGCGCCCATTACCCTGGAAGGCGATGGTGCGGGAAGCTTAAAAGCCAGAAGCGATTACTGGATTCGTGCCGATCCCGTGCATCTGCGCATCGAACGTGATCAAATCCTGCTGGCTGACAGCCGCGTGTTTCGTATTTCTACGGAAGAAGCGGATCAACTCACCCGTTTACTTAACCGGCATTTTGAAGAAAATGGTCAGGAGATGGTATTTGTGCCGCTACAGCCTGATCGCTGGTATTTGCGATTAACGGCAACACCACCGGCAGAAACGCATTTGCTCAGCGAGGTCGCTAATAAAGGGCTCGGCGAGCTATTGCCATTCGGCACGAACAATACAGTCTGGCGCGGACTTTTCAACGAAATTCAGATGCTGCTGCATGAGCATCCGCTCAACCAGTCACGCGAGGCGCGCGGCGAACCGGCCATTAACGGCACCTGGTTCTGGGGCGGCGGAATCATGCCGCAATCAATGGCCAGCCCCTATACTCATGTATGGAGCAATGATGTGCTTGCCGCTTCCCTCGCAATGACGTCCGGCGCTAACCAAATACGGCTGTCGCCGGATGCGGCAACGTGGCATCAATCCGCCATGCCCGGCAATCATCTGGTCGTACTCGACTCCCTGCATGGGAAAGCCCAGTATGCGGATGCCTACGGTTGGCGTGAGAGTTTAAAAGAACTGGAGCGCAGCTGGTTCGCACCCTTATGGACAATGTGCGGGCAAGGCAAATTCGATCAGTTGACACTCACAGACACCGGTGGCCGCAATACACAAAATTTTGCCCTGAAACGGGGTGATCCGAGAAAATTCTGGCGTAGAACGAAGCCACTTTCCAGTTATGTTCGATGA
- a CDS encoding helix-turn-helix transcriptional regulator, which yields MTDISLFESLLNCSTVEELHTNTTAIIGQMGFEHFLYGVQVNTSLTRPYRFILSCYPEAWRKHYDDEEGYASIDPTVSHCARTAIPVIWKNEVFKGRKEARVRSEAKDSGLVSGASFSVHGGRGEAAMLSLATSRESREAQDDIVAMMGKAQLLTCYLHEAVQRIVLSQGPLPLKQITLTERERECLLWAAEGKTGWEIANIVSISERTVTFHLQNAAQKMGVVNRQQAISRALSMGLIAPCTIA from the coding sequence ATGACTGATATAAGCCTGTTCGAATCGTTGCTAAACTGCAGCACAGTGGAAGAATTGCATACCAATACGACGGCCATCATCGGCCAGATGGGATTTGAACATTTTCTTTACGGGGTACAGGTGAACACTTCGCTCACTCGTCCCTATCGATTCATCCTCAGTTGTTATCCGGAAGCATGGCGTAAGCATTATGATGATGAGGAGGGCTATGCCAGTATCGACCCGACCGTATCGCACTGCGCCAGAACCGCCATTCCCGTTATCTGGAAGAACGAGGTTTTCAAGGGACGCAAGGAAGCCAGGGTAAGGAGCGAAGCCAAGGATTCCGGTCTGGTGAGCGGCGCCAGCTTCTCTGTCCATGGGGGGCGCGGTGAAGCCGCGATGCTGAGCCTTGCCACCTCACGGGAATCCCGCGAAGCGCAGGATGACATTGTGGCGATGATGGGCAAGGCTCAACTGTTAACCTGTTATCTGCACGAGGCGGTACAGCGTATTGTACTTAGCCAGGGTCCCCTGCCCCTGAAGCAAATCACGCTGACGGAACGGGAAAGGGAATGCTTGTTATGGGCGGCGGAAGGCAAAACGGGCTGGGAGATCGCCAACATCGTCAGCATCTCGGAGCGTACAGTGACTTTTCATCTCCAGAACGCGGCGCAGAAAATGGGCGTGGTCAACCGTCAGCAAGCAATCTCGCGTGCACTCTCGATGGGACTTATCGCACCCTGTACTATTGCATGA
- the xth gene encoding exodeoxyribonuclease III has protein sequence MKIATWNVNSLKVRLPQVLDWLAINQPDVLCLQETKLQDENFPTTAIAAAGYQTVYTGQKTYNGVALLSKQPGTEVITAMPGFDDPQKRVLSAIYGDIRVICIYVPNGESIESEKYQYKLKWLAALNGWLRDMLNKHQKLVLLGDFNIAPEDCDVHDPKLWEGQVLFSLPEREAFREILNLGLLDSFRLFDQPEKSYTWWDYRMMAFRRNMGLRIDHILLSDALAELCTACVIDKITRKLERPSDHAPVMVELRTEPLELKVEQ, from the coding sequence ATGAAAATTGCCACATGGAATGTCAACTCCCTTAAAGTTCGCCTTCCCCAGGTTCTTGATTGGCTGGCGATAAATCAGCCCGATGTATTGTGTCTGCAGGAAACCAAGCTGCAGGATGAGAATTTTCCAACGACGGCCATTGCGGCGGCAGGATATCAGACAGTCTATACCGGTCAAAAAACATACAACGGCGTCGCCTTGCTCAGTAAGCAACCGGGCACTGAAGTTATCACAGCCATGCCCGGTTTCGATGACCCTCAGAAACGCGTTCTATCGGCGATTTACGGGGATATACGAGTCATTTGCATTTATGTCCCCAATGGGGAAAGCATCGAGTCGGAAAAGTATCAGTACAAGTTGAAATGGCTGGCCGCCCTCAATGGCTGGTTAAGGGATATGTTGAACAAACACCAGAAACTGGTGCTGTTGGGTGACTTCAACATCGCGCCGGAAGACTGCGATGTGCATGACCCGAAATTATGGGAAGGACAAGTTCTGTTCAGTCTGCCGGAGCGCGAGGCGTTTCGCGAAATACTTAACCTGGGCCTTCTGGACAGCTTCCGTTTGTTCGACCAGCCGGAAAAATCATACACATGGTGGGATTATCGCATGATGGCCTTTCGCCGTAATATGGGCCTGCGAATAGACCATATTCTGTTGAGTGATGCGCTTGCGGAACTATGCACCGCATGCGTCATCGATAAGATAACGCGCAAGCTTGAGCGGCCTTCCGATCATGCTCCGGTAATGGTGGAACTGAGGACAGAGCCGTTGGAGCTTAAGGTGGAGCAGTAA